From the genome of Haloterrigena sp. KLK7, one region includes:
- the aroA gene encoding 3-phosphoshikimate 1-carboxyvinyltransferase, whose protein sequence is MNVTITPSSVAGSARAPPSKSYTHRAILAAGYADEATVRDALWSADTQATARAVELFGGDVTRAGDATLEIDGFDGRPDVPADVIDCANSGTTTRLVTAAAALADGTTVLTGDESLRSRPQGPLLEALSDLGAEAYSTRGNGLAPLVVTGPLSGGAVSIPGDVSSQYITALLMAGTVTDEGIEIELETELKSAPYVDITLEVLEDFGVDARHTDDGFAVEGGQSYDPAGGEYAVPGDFSSISYPLAAGAIAGDAAEGVRIEGANPSAQGDTAIVEIVERMGADVDWDREAGVIDVSSAPLSGIEVDVEDTPDLLPTIATLGAVADGDTHITNAEHVRYKETDRVSAMAEELGKMGVETTEERDSLTVHGGDSRLEGATVQGRADHRIIMALALAGLVAEGETTIEGADHVDVSFPGFFDLLEELGVALERGEQ, encoded by the coding sequence ATGAACGTCACGATCACGCCCTCGAGCGTCGCCGGGTCGGCGCGGGCACCGCCCTCGAAGAGCTACACGCACCGAGCGATCCTCGCCGCGGGCTACGCCGACGAGGCGACGGTCCGCGACGCGCTCTGGAGCGCGGACACGCAGGCGACCGCACGCGCGGTGGAACTCTTCGGCGGCGACGTTACCCGCGCCGGGGACGCCACCCTCGAGATCGACGGCTTCGACGGCCGGCCCGACGTGCCGGCGGACGTCATCGACTGCGCGAACAGCGGGACGACGACGCGCCTCGTCACGGCCGCGGCGGCGCTGGCCGACGGGACGACCGTCCTCACGGGCGACGAATCGCTGCGCTCGCGGCCCCAGGGGCCGCTGCTCGAGGCGCTCTCCGATCTCGGCGCCGAGGCGTACAGCACGCGGGGCAACGGGCTGGCGCCGCTGGTCGTCACCGGACCGCTGTCGGGCGGCGCGGTCTCGATCCCGGGCGACGTCTCCTCGCAGTACATCACGGCCCTGCTGATGGCCGGCACCGTCACCGACGAGGGGATCGAGATCGAACTCGAGACCGAACTGAAGTCCGCGCCCTACGTCGATATCACGCTCGAGGTCCTCGAGGACTTCGGCGTCGACGCGCGTCACACCGACGACGGGTTCGCCGTCGAGGGCGGCCAGTCCTACGACCCGGCAGGAGGCGAGTACGCCGTCCCCGGCGACTTCTCGTCGATCTCCTACCCCCTCGCGGCGGGCGCCATCGCGGGAGACGCGGCAGAGGGCGTCCGCATCGAGGGCGCCAACCCGAGCGCGCAGGGAGACACCGCCATCGTCGAGATCGTCGAGCGGATGGGCGCCGACGTCGACTGGGACCGCGAGGCCGGCGTCATCGACGTCTCGAGCGCGCCGCTGTCGGGGATCGAGGTCGACGTCGAGGACACGCCGGACCTGCTGCCGACGATCGCGACGCTTGGCGCCGTCGCCGACGGCGACACGCACATTACGAACGCCGAGCACGTCCGCTACAAGGAGACCGACCGCGTGAGCGCGATGGCCGAGGAACTGGGCAAAATGGGCGTCGAAACCACCGAGGAGCGCGACTCGCTGACGGTCCACGGCGGCGACTCCCGACTCGAGGGCGCGACGGTTCAGGGACGGGCCGATCACCGGATCATCATGGCGCTCGCGCTCGCCGGACTGGTCGCCGAGGGCGAGACGACCATCGAGGGCGCCGACCACGTCGACGTCTCGTTCCCCGGTTTCTTCGACCTGCTCGAGGAGTTGGGCGTCGCGCTCGAGCGCGGCGAGCAGTAG
- a CDS encoding Xaa-Pro peptidase family protein, translating into MELDVDLAPLREHLETAGLDGYLIDDDASDADQRYVSGFTAPDPYQTLVDGDGTHLLVSGLEYGRATADSSADTVTRLSTYGYQDLVAEHGAYGAKSRVLAAFLEDHGVSSVAVPKNFPTGTADGLRERGLTVTVEPEGIVEDVRATKTDWEREQIRTAQRANEAAMARAEELIATADVEDGVLVRDGEPLTSERVTEAIEITLLRHGCALDETIVAAGADAADPHDRGSGPLAADSLIVIDIFPRDKETGYFADMTRTFARGEPGEEARRRYDVTREAYEAALEAVEPGTTGAAVHDAACDVIEAAGYDTLRSDPDTEIGFIHSTGHGVGLDIHEQPTVSPSGGELEPGHVITIEPGLYDPDVGGVRIEDLIAVTEDGYENLTDYRVGLEPKAE; encoded by the coding sequence ATGGAACTCGACGTCGACCTCGCCCCGTTGCGCGAGCACCTCGAGACCGCGGGCCTGGACGGCTACCTGATCGACGACGACGCCTCGGACGCCGACCAGCGGTACGTCTCCGGCTTCACGGCGCCGGACCCCTACCAGACGCTGGTCGACGGCGACGGCACCCACCTGCTCGTCTCCGGACTCGAGTACGGCCGCGCGACGGCGGACTCGAGCGCCGACACCGTGACGCGGCTGTCGACCTACGGCTATCAGGACCTCGTCGCGGAACACGGCGCCTACGGGGCCAAGAGCCGAGTCCTCGCGGCGTTCCTCGAGGATCACGGCGTCTCGTCGGTCGCCGTCCCGAAGAACTTCCCGACGGGGACCGCGGACGGCCTCCGCGAGCGGGGGCTCACGGTGACGGTCGAACCCGAGGGGATCGTCGAGGACGTCCGCGCGACGAAGACCGACTGGGAACGCGAGCAGATTCGGACCGCCCAGCGGGCCAACGAGGCCGCGATGGCCCGCGCCGAGGAACTGATCGCGACCGCGGACGTGGAGGACGGGGTTCTAGTTCGGGACGGCGAGCCCCTGACCAGCGAGCGCGTCACGGAGGCGATCGAGATCACGCTGTTGCGCCACGGCTGCGCGCTCGACGAGACTATCGTCGCCGCCGGCGCCGACGCGGCCGACCCGCACGACCGCGGCAGCGGCCCGCTCGCGGCCGACTCGCTCATCGTGATCGACATCTTCCCGCGGGACAAGGAGACGGGCTACTTCGCGGACATGACACGGACGTTCGCCCGCGGAGAGCCGGGCGAGGAAGCTCGACGGCGGTACGACGTGACGCGAGAGGCGTACGAGGCCGCCCTCGAGGCCGTCGAACCGGGCACCACCGGCGCGGCCGTCCACGACGCGGCCTGCGACGTCATCGAGGCGGCCGGCTACGATACCCTTCGGAGCGATCCGGACACCGAGATCGGCTTCATCCACAGCACCGGTCACGGCGTCGGGCTGGACATCCACGAACAGCCCACCGTCTCCCCCTCCGGCGGCGAACTCGAGCCCGGCCACGTGATCACGATCGAGCCCGGCCTCTACGACCCCGACGTGGGCGGCGTGCGGATCGAGGACCTGATCGCCGTCACCGAGGACGGGTACGAGAACCTGACCGACTATCGGGTCGGACTCGAGCCCAAAGCAGAGTAA
- a CDS encoding DUF2092 domain-containing protein, with product MNRRRFLAVGTGAGVALAGCVSYPSADDGPSSESLLRDAVETRRHLSDLTARRTMTVETPSETVERTERVVRQPPAKQRLEVLESTDPDAPVGSVTVTNRETTWEYNPETDVVDVQFHGTKVDADRTLRVLEALLEDYRLGYEGTTTVDGREAHVIETRPPLDETGRRIDLVVGDTTYAVPLSTDELEDLEVSRTICIDDEYRYPVRERNEVRDGGEVRYRLTVTYEDLAIDEGVESETFTYQPPADAQVVTDGTEPEGIFDSFDEAEAAVPYELPAADVPDAYLLDRITVVERAEKYGGVTTTLWYNDPNVVARELYVVVRERARFDPDVLEEIEIDGRTAYYRDGRIQSVFWDCGDVSYEVSSLVDGEPLREITASIGCR from the coding sequence ATGAATCGTCGACGGTTTCTGGCAGTCGGTACCGGTGCCGGCGTCGCGCTCGCCGGCTGCGTGAGCTATCCGTCCGCCGACGACGGGCCCTCGAGCGAGTCGCTGCTCCGCGACGCGGTCGAGACGCGCCGCCACCTGAGCGACCTCACGGCTCGTCGAACGATGACCGTCGAAACGCCGTCGGAGACCGTCGAGCGAACGGAACGCGTCGTCCGCCAACCGCCGGCCAAACAGCGCCTCGAGGTCCTCGAGTCGACCGATCCGGACGCGCCCGTCGGCTCGGTCACCGTGACCAACCGGGAAACGACGTGGGAGTACAACCCGGAGACGGACGTGGTGGACGTCCAGTTTCACGGCACCAAGGTCGACGCCGATCGGACGCTGCGGGTCCTCGAGGCCCTGCTCGAGGACTACCGGCTCGGTTACGAGGGGACGACGACCGTCGACGGCCGCGAGGCCCACGTCATCGAGACGCGGCCGCCGCTCGACGAGACCGGGCGCCGGATCGATCTCGTCGTCGGGGACACGACCTACGCCGTCCCGCTGTCGACGGACGAACTCGAGGACCTCGAGGTTTCCCGGACGATCTGTATCGACGACGAGTACCGGTATCCGGTCAGGGAACGCAACGAGGTCCGTGACGGCGGCGAGGTCCGCTACCGGCTGACCGTCACCTACGAGGACCTCGCGATCGACGAGGGCGTCGAGTCGGAGACGTTCACCTATCAGCCGCCGGCCGACGCGCAGGTCGTCACCGACGGGACGGAACCCGAGGGGATCTTCGACTCGTTCGACGAGGCCGAGGCGGCCGTCCCCTACGAGCTGCCGGCGGCTGACGTCCCCGACGCCTACCTCCTCGATCGAATCACCGTCGTCGAGCGGGCCGAGAAGTACGGCGGGGTGACGACGACGCTGTGGTACAACGATCCGAACGTCGTCGCGCGCGAACTCTACGTCGTCGTCCGCGAACGGGCCCGGTTCGATCCGGACGTCCTCGAGGAGATCGAGATCGACGGGCGGACGGCCTACTACCGGGACGGCCGGATCCAGAGCGTCTTCTGGGACTGCGGCGACGTGAGCTACGAGGTCTCGAGTCTGGTCGACGGCGAGCCGCTCCGGGAGATTACGGCCTCGATCGGCTGTCGGTGA
- a CDS encoding FAD-dependent oxidoreductase, whose protein sequence is MTRIGIVGAGAAAAAAAFAIAESAAETHVTVLEKSGGLCGRAATRRHGDVTYDYGANYVTSDDQRVVDLLTETLETDGLVDVTDPVWTFDADGAVSEGRDADDHKWTYEGGLTQLAKRLFARTDASIHRNTRVETIRREPAAGTWRLEDDAGDQWGPFDALLLNPPAPQTAELLRSAEWDVGADTDTDPDTDADTGVRDRLADAAEAVPYRTIWTGVFHYPFALERPYYALVNTDKTHELGWIAREECKPGHVPDGESLLVVQANHEWSVEHYDEDPDANLEDLAELTAELLDDERLLEPDWTDHQGWRYALPEDGVDLESVREAEAEGLYCLGDWVAGEGRLHAALRNGLETGERVVRSN, encoded by the coding sequence ATGACACGCATCGGAATCGTCGGCGCCGGCGCGGCCGCCGCGGCCGCGGCGTTCGCGATCGCCGAGTCGGCCGCCGAGACGCACGTGACCGTCCTCGAGAAGTCCGGCGGTCTCTGCGGTCGCGCGGCCACTCGCCGGCACGGGGACGTGACCTACGACTACGGCGCGAATTACGTCACATCGGACGATCAGCGGGTCGTCGACCTGCTCACGGAGACGCTCGAGACCGACGGGCTGGTCGACGTCACCGACCCGGTCTGGACCTTCGACGCCGACGGCGCGGTCTCCGAGGGCCGGGACGCCGACGATCACAAGTGGACCTACGAGGGGGGCCTGACCCAGCTCGCCAAACGGCTCTTCGCGCGCACCGACGCGTCGATCCACCGGAACACGCGCGTCGAGACGATCCGCCGGGAGCCCGCCGCGGGAACGTGGCGACTCGAGGACGACGCGGGCGACCAGTGGGGCCCGTTCGACGCCCTCCTGTTGAACCCGCCGGCGCCGCAGACCGCCGAGCTGTTGCGGTCGGCCGAGTGGGACGTCGGCGCCGATACTGACACCGACCCCGATACTGACGCCGACACCGGCGTTCGCGATCGGCTCGCCGACGCGGCCGAGGCCGTCCCCTACCGGACGATCTGGACGGGCGTCTTTCACTACCCGTTCGCGCTCGAGCGACCGTACTACGCGCTCGTGAATACGGACAAGACCCACGAGCTCGGCTGGATCGCCCGTGAGGAGTGCAAGCCCGGTCACGTCCCCGACGGCGAGTCGCTGCTCGTCGTCCAGGCCAACCACGAGTGGTCCGTCGAACACTACGACGAGGACCCCGACGCGAACCTCGAGGACCTCGCCGAACTGACCGCCGAATTGCTAGACGACGAGCGCCTGCTCGAGCCCGACTGGACGGACCACCAGGGCTGGCGCTACGCGCTGCCCGAGGACGGGGTCGATCTCGAGTCGGTGCGAGAGGCCGAAGCCGAGGGGCTGTACTGTCTCGGCGACTGGGTCGCCGGCGAGGGACGACTGCACGCCGCGTTGCGCAACGGACTCGAGACCGGTGAGCGCGTCGTGAGGAGCAACTAG
- a CDS encoding GNAT family N-acetyltransferase, translating into MGVTERPTFSSDASRRIYEYVERNGTVARHKVMDMVSLPSEEFESRLESLKADGYLEEDGGTLQIAVEFGAVAEHETDERSFVIRPGRQSDFDGLIETIRDVTSEETYVVAETIAEQLLYEDSVTRHNTVKSRMFFVATIDGDVVGWTHLDLPQVDQLQGTAQQTVGVRQAHRGHGIGSKLLQRGLEWAEANGYRKVYNSVPITNDRALEFLTEHGWDTEAIRRDHYEIDGEWIDEVTMAREL; encoded by the coding sequence ATGGGCGTGACAGAGCGGCCGACCTTTTCGTCCGACGCCAGCAGACGGATCTACGAGTACGTCGAACGCAACGGGACCGTCGCGCGGCACAAGGTCATGGACATGGTCTCGCTGCCGTCCGAGGAATTCGAGTCCCGCCTCGAGTCGCTGAAGGCCGACGGCTACCTCGAGGAGGACGGCGGCACGCTCCAGATCGCCGTCGAGTTCGGCGCGGTCGCGGAACACGAGACCGACGAGCGCTCGTTCGTCATCCGGCCGGGACGCCAGTCCGACTTCGACGGCCTCATCGAGACGATCAGGGACGTCACGTCTGAGGAGACCTACGTCGTCGCCGAGACCATCGCCGAGCAGCTCCTCTACGAGGACTCCGTCACCAGACACAACACGGTCAAATCGCGGATGTTCTTCGTCGCGACGATCGACGGCGACGTCGTCGGCTGGACCCACCTCGATCTCCCGCAGGTCGACCAGTTGCAGGGGACCGCCCAGCAGACCGTCGGCGTCCGCCAGGCCCACCGCGGCCACGGGATCGGGAGCAAGCTCCTCCAGCGGGGCCTCGAGTGGGCCGAAGCCAACGGCTACCGGAAGGTGTACAACAGCGTCCCCATCACCAACGACCGCGCCCTCGAGTTCCTCACCGAACACGGCTGGGACACCGAGGCGATCCGCCGGGACCACTACGAGATCGACGGCGAGTGGATCGACGAGGTGACGATGGCCCGCGAGCTGTAG